The genome window TTACGGGGTCCCGGGCCATATCGACATGCCTTCGGCTTGGGCAATGCCCGATGGTAGTTTTGCTTTCACTCTGAACCAGTTTGGCACGGATATCCGCCGCGCCACCATGGCCTTCCAGATCAGCCCGCGTGTGACTGGGGTCTTCCGCTATTCCTATCTCGACGGCTATCTGATGAGCGGCGGCTCGCTTTATGACCGCAGCTTCGACCTGCGCTATCAGATCCTGACGGAAAATCCCGATGGCTGGCGCCCGGCGCTTTCGGTGGGGTTGCAGGATTTCGGCGGCACAGGCATCTTTTCGGCTGAATATCTGGTGGCATCGAAAACCCTCAGTGAGACGGTCAGCGCGTCGGGCGGGATCGGTTGGGGCCGGTTCGGCTCTTATGGCAGCTTCCGAAATCCGCTTTCGATCCTCTCTGACCGCTTCGACGATCGCGGCGGCTTCACAGGCATCGCAGATACCGGGCGTGTGGGATTTGACCGGTTTTTCCGCGGCTATGCGGCTTTCTTTCTCGCGGTGGACTGGCAGGCAACAGATCGGCTGCAACTGAGCCTTGAGTATTCCTCGGATGCGATGGATCAGGAGGTTGCCCGCATGGGCTATCGCCACCGCACGCCGGTCAATCTCGGGATGGAATACCGCTTCGACAATGGCGGTATCCTCGGGCTTTCGGTGCTGCATGGCTCCGAGGCCGCGCTGAGCTATACGGTGGTGCTGGACCCGACCCGCCCCTCCGCGCCTTCGGGACACGAAAGCGCGCCTCCCGCCATCTCGCGCGGCAGCGCCGCTACCCTGGCCAGCTGGGGCGATATCTCCGGCAGCGCAGGGCGCGCGGCGCTTGAGCAGGCGCTTTCGGATCAGGGCATCCGCCTCGACGGGCTGAGTTTCGAGGGCGGCACCGCGACGGTGGCGATCAGCAACCGGCAATGGCCCAATACGGCCCAGGCCTGGGGGCGTACCGCCCGCGTCCTCAGCGCGGTATTGCCGGCTGAGATCACCCGGTTCCGCATCCGCAGCATGGAGCACGGCATGGCCGTGAGGGATGTCATCCTCACGCGCCAGGATCTGGAAGAGCTGGAATTCGCCCCTGACGGTGCCTGGCAGATCTATGCACGCGCCGATATCCGCGATGCTTATACCCTGAATGCTGCGGCGGCGGGCGCGCTGCCCGACCCGAGGCTAGATCTGGAAAGCCAGTCCTCGCTGCGGCTGCTGCCCTATACCGAGACCGCGATCTTTGACCCTGACAATCCGCTGCGGATTGATTTCGGCGCCGAGTTGCTGGGCGAATGGTCGCCGGGGAACGGGCTCTATTTCTCGGGCGCGATCCG of Gemmobacter sp. 24YEA27 contains these proteins:
- a CDS encoding YjbH domain-containing protein — its product is MPGLSSYGVPGHIDMPSAWAMPDGSFAFTLNQFGTDIRRATMAFQISPRVTGVFRYSYLDGYLMSGGSLYDRSFDLRYQILTENPDGWRPALSVGLQDFGGTGIFSAEYLVASKTLSETVSASGGIGWGRFGSYGSFRNPLSILSDRFDDRGGFTGIADTGRVGFDRFFRGYAAFFLAVDWQATDRLQLSLEYSSDAMDQEVARMGYRHRTPVNLGMEYRFDNGGILGLSVLHGSEAALSYTVVLDPTRPSAPSGHESAPPAISRGSAATLASWGDISGSAGRAALEQALSDQGIRLDGLSFEGGTATVAISNRQWPNTAQAWGRTARVLSAVLPAEITRFRIRSMEHGMAVRDVILTRQDLEELEFAPDGAWQIYARADIRDAYTLNAAAAGALPDPRLDLESQSSLRLLPYTETAIFDPDNPLRIDFGAELLGEWSPGNGLYFSGAIRQKLVGNIDTSTRVSDSIQQHVRSDAALYAKTTGPKLAFATAEWFSRPGPELYGRVSAGMFEKMFGGVSGELLWAPVERRYALGVELNYVKQRDYDGGLGFLDYDVLTGHASLYYDFGGGYLAQIDAGRYLAGDLGSTLTLTRRFGNGFEVGAFFTLTDISFDDFGEGSFDKGITISLPLSWVTGQPTQQRLGQVIRPIQRDGGARLSVRNRLYGLTRDETDAARGIGWGRFWR